From Blastochloris viridis, one genomic window encodes:
- a CDS encoding acyl-CoA dehydratase activase produces the protein MKISDIAGATPWRHAPRHPVVGLDIGSRGSKGVLLTPSEIHTTFVATGLYMQETADELLARLLQQAGFERREVRFIVGTGYGRISLRYEDIPYQVVTEITCHAMGAHALNPHTQTIIDIGGQDSKAIRIDPATGKVVQFVMNDKCAAGTGRFLEKAAVLLGLDLDELGPVALAATEPAQISSQCVVFAESEMVSLRARGERHGDGQARANIAAGIHAASARRVKTLLGRVGTEPELVFTGGVANNVGMRRALEELIGSKFAADPIDMIFAGALGAAVHAGRFAASASAGDTPALVRQNGESASTSPGEANGLAPDARTSHRRHDTPAAADFEISTATVARSRRLAARAYE, from the coding sequence ATGAAGATCAGCGACATCGCCGGAGCGACGCCGTGGCGCCACGCGCCGAGGCATCCTGTCGTCGGCCTCGACATTGGCTCGCGCGGATCGAAGGGGGTGCTGCTGACGCCCAGCGAAATTCACACGACGTTCGTCGCGACCGGCCTCTACATGCAGGAGACTGCCGACGAGTTGCTCGCGCGTTTGCTCCAACAGGCCGGATTTGAGCGCCGCGAGGTGAGGTTCATCGTCGGGACCGGATACGGCCGAATTTCTCTGCGCTACGAGGACATCCCCTATCAGGTCGTCACCGAGATCACCTGCCACGCCATGGGCGCGCACGCGTTGAACCCGCACACACAGACGATCATCGACATCGGCGGCCAGGATTCCAAGGCCATCCGGATTGACCCCGCGACCGGCAAGGTGGTGCAGTTCGTCATGAACGACAAATGCGCCGCCGGCACCGGCCGCTTCCTGGAAAAGGCCGCCGTGCTGCTCGGGCTCGACCTTGACGAACTTGGCCCGGTTGCGCTGGCGGCGACCGAGCCGGCGCAGATCTCAAGCCAATGCGTGGTGTTCGCGGAATCGGAGATGGTGTCGCTGCGCGCGCGCGGCGAGCGCCATGGCGATGGGCAGGCGCGCGCCAACATTGCGGCCGGCATTCACGCCGCCTCGGCGCGGCGCGTCAAGACCTTGCTGGGCCGCGTCGGCACCGAACCGGAACTCGTGTTCACTGGCGGTGTCGCCAACAATGTCGGCATGCGGCGGGCCCTGGAGGAACTGATTGGCTCCAAGTTCGCCGCGGACCCGATCGACATGATCTTTGCCGGCGCGCTCGGCGCTGCCGTGCATGCCGGACGGTTCGCCGCGAGTGCGAGCGCAGGCGACACACCGGCGCTGGTTCGTCAGAATGGTGAGTCCGCCAGCACTTCACCGGGGGAGGCCAATGGCTTGGCCCCGGATGCGAGGACGAGTCACCGCCGGCACGACACCCCTGCCGCCGCTGACTTCGAAATCTCGACAGCAACGGTGGCGCGATCGCGCCGGCTTGCCGCGCGTGCCTACGAGTGA
- a CDS encoding 2-hydroxyacyl-CoA dehydratase family protein has protein sequence MSHVLSLDIEARPAARRRHRGPGASKGLAALDALARSYSFRSITRAAEAGQSVIWGGWSWESPLVYASDTIPVSYDQLWAEESRASEAIAEDHFQVPPEFCSMIKAMLGRLHIDRDTPIKRILHFGSGCEPIHSVLELAKQDGYDIFTLDTVTAFRSKDKNAASIAFLVEELRRLSHWLTGKPVDEERLAVEIRRKNRVLRKVARLLELRARHPLDVPGIQTRQIFMGAMHGFGDLEAFGAVLDTLIAELEDLDDEPEAPTYIPVVLAGSVGNVQIFQAIEESNGAIVGWVYHGADTYREDLPPLESLAHYVLDAQSRGDLGEAVGASVAYRRILVEEEVRKTGARGIISSSITGCPYASLMQQLERDHFKHAGIPLITLETDVHKEPPTEEQIMRVKAFIEMLA, from the coding sequence ATGAGCCATGTGCTGTCACTTGACATTGAGGCGCGCCCCGCCGCCCGCCGCCGTCATCGTGGTCCCGGAGCGTCCAAGGGGCTGGCGGCGCTCGATGCGCTGGCACGCAGCTATTCGTTTCGCTCGATCACTCGTGCCGCGGAGGCCGGCCAGTCGGTGATCTGGGGCGGCTGGAGCTGGGAATCTCCGCTGGTCTATGCCAGCGACACCATTCCGGTGAGCTACGACCAGCTCTGGGCGGAGGAGAGCCGGGCCTCCGAAGCGATCGCCGAGGATCACTTCCAGGTCCCGCCAGAGTTCTGCTCGATGATCAAGGCGATGCTCGGGCGCCTTCACATCGACCGCGACACGCCGATCAAGCGCATCCTGCATTTTGGCTCTGGCTGCGAGCCGATCCATTCGGTGCTCGAACTGGCCAAGCAGGACGGCTACGACATCTTCACGCTCGACACCGTCACCGCGTTCCGCTCGAAGGACAAGAACGCGGCGAGCATTGCCTTCCTGGTCGAGGAGCTGCGGCGACTGTCGCACTGGCTCACCGGCAAGCCGGTCGACGAGGAGCGGCTCGCTGTCGAGATCCGGCGCAAGAACCGCGTTCTGCGCAAGGTTGCACGGCTGCTCGAATTGCGCGCGCGACACCCGCTCGACGTTCCTGGCATCCAGACCAGACAGATCTTCATGGGGGCGATGCACGGCTTCGGCGATTTGGAGGCGTTCGGCGCGGTGCTCGATACGCTGATCGCCGAACTGGAAGACCTCGACGACGAGCCCGAGGCGCCCACTTACATTCCGGTGGTGCTCGCCGGCTCGGTCGGGAACGTGCAAATATTCCAGGCAATCGAAGAGTCCAACGGCGCCATTGTTGGCTGGGTCTATCATGGCGCCGATACCTATCGCGAGGATCTGCCGCCGCTCGAATCTCTTGCGCATTATGTGCTCGACGCCCAGAGCCGCGGCGATCTCGGCGAGGCGGTCGGGGCATCGGTGGCCTATCGCCGCATCCTGGTCGAGGAGGAGGTACGCAAGACCGGCGCGCGCGGCATCATCTCGTCGTCGATTACGGGATGCCCCTATGCGAGCCTGATGCAGCAGCTCGAGCGCGACCATTTCAAGCACGCCGGCATCCCTCTCATCACGCTGGAGACGGACGTCCACAAGGAGCCGCCGACGGAAGAGCAGATCATGCGGGTGAAGGCGTTCATCGAGATGCTGGCGTAG
- a CDS encoding 2-hydroxyacyl-CoA dehydratase subunit D, which yields MPNIPAGDGRLQNDDAPQLGADLVPIRALIEAERKAFVEAPDDIKRAGYFCAYTPPELLNAAGLRHARLFKAGDPRTVSQGERYTQSVFCDFSKSCIGAFEPGSGDPFYRAVDKLYNFHTCASMKRASEVIEQFVPTTLFNLPRLRSEAASRRYFRDEIIRFRDDVAALAGRAITEDDVRAQIVRYNKARRLLKNLSELRKRPNPPLSGLDFLELVRGYYYLPPETLIDVYGKLHRKLSRLRDTGARPVRLMISGSIMAEGDRRLVALIEQEIGARVVVEDHCTGLRPFVHTVPEGGDPFQALADGYLDQAPCARMKPLEDSLELPAALAEEYGADGLVYVYLKFCACYGITRSAFVGHFQQLGIPVLELSSDYSHSDHGQLKTRIEAFIEILTDLRSEAAAGTALASRHGDSPRTEEQLQ from the coding sequence ATGCCGAATATACCGGCCGGCGACGGCCGCCTGCAAAACGACGATGCTCCTCAGCTTGGGGCGGACCTCGTGCCGATCCGGGCGCTGATCGAGGCGGAGCGCAAGGCGTTCGTCGAGGCGCCGGATGACATCAAACGCGCCGGTTATTTCTGTGCCTATACCCCGCCGGAACTGCTCAACGCCGCCGGACTCCGGCACGCACGGCTGTTCAAGGCTGGCGACCCGCGGACCGTTTCGCAGGGTGAGCGCTATACCCAAAGCGTATTCTGTGATTTCAGCAAAAGCTGCATAGGTGCGTTCGAGCCAGGCAGCGGCGACCCGTTCTACCGAGCCGTCGACAAGCTCTACAATTTTCACACGTGTGCGTCGATGAAGCGAGCCTCGGAGGTGATCGAGCAGTTCGTGCCGACGACGCTGTTCAACCTGCCGCGACTGCGCAGCGAGGCGGCCTCCCGCCGCTATTTCCGGGACGAGATTATCCGCTTTCGCGATGATGTCGCGGCACTCGCCGGCCGGGCCATTACCGAAGACGACGTGCGGGCGCAGATTGTGCGGTACAACAAGGCGCGACGGCTGCTGAAGAATCTCTCCGAACTCCGCAAGCGACCCAACCCGCCGCTGTCGGGGCTGGATTTTCTCGAATTGGTTCGCGGCTATTACTACCTTCCGCCCGAGACGCTGATCGACGTCTACGGCAAACTCCACAGAAAGTTGAGCCGCCTCCGCGATACCGGCGCGCGGCCGGTTCGCCTGATGATTTCTGGTAGCATCATGGCCGAAGGCGATCGCCGGCTCGTCGCCTTGATCGAGCAGGAGATCGGTGCCCGGGTCGTCGTCGAGGATCATTGCACCGGGCTCAGACCCTTCGTCCATACCGTGCCAGAGGGTGGCGATCCCTTCCAGGCGCTGGCGGATGGCTATCTCGATCAGGCGCCCTGCGCCCGCATGAAGCCGCTTGAGGACAGCCTCGAACTTCCCGCCGCGCTGGCGGAAGAGTACGGCGCGGACGGACTCGTCTACGTCTATCTGAAATTCTGCGCCTGCTACGGCATCACCCGCTCGGCGTTCGTCGGTCATTTTCAGCAGCTCGGCATTCCGGTGCTCGAACTCTCCAGCGACTATTCGCACAGCGATCACGGGCAGCTGAAGACGCGCATTGAAGCCTTCATCGAAATCCTCACCGATCTGCGCAGCGAGGCCGCGGCAGGGACCGCCCTTGCGTCGAGACACGGCGACTCGCCCCGAACGGAGGAGCAACTCCAATGA
- a CDS encoding family 2A encapsulin nanocompartment shell protein, giving the protein MAEDTEVRRTLSEGAARQLANATKTRAQWSGISPRWLVNFLPWTPVEAGIYRLNRVREAEGQAADVQCSPRRDHDPDLPETFVDYEEAPREYSLNAITTVLDVQTRVSDLYNHPYDQIQEQLRLLIEKVKERQEAELINNAEYGLLNNAAPSQRIGTRSGPPTPDDLDELITKVWKEPAFFLAHPRAIAAFGRECTRRGVPPPTVTLFGSPFLTWRGLPLVPCDKLYVDGDKTSILLLRTGEKKQGVVGLFQPGVPGEVAPSLSVRFMGINRKAIASYLISLYCSVAVLTHDALAVLENVTVDRYHDYK; this is encoded by the coding sequence ATGGCCGAAGACACCGAAGTCCGCAGGACGCTTTCCGAAGGCGCCGCGCGACAACTCGCCAATGCGACCAAGACCCGCGCACAATGGTCCGGCATTTCGCCGCGCTGGCTGGTCAACTTCCTGCCGTGGACGCCGGTGGAGGCCGGCATCTATCGCCTCAACCGCGTTCGGGAAGCGGAAGGCCAGGCGGCCGACGTGCAGTGCAGCCCGCGCCGCGACCACGACCCCGATTTGCCGGAGACTTTTGTCGATTACGAAGAGGCCCCCCGCGAGTATTCGCTCAATGCCATCACCACCGTGCTCGACGTCCAGACCCGGGTGTCAGACCTCTACAATCACCCCTACGACCAGATCCAGGAGCAGCTGCGGCTCCTGATCGAGAAGGTCAAGGAGCGCCAGGAGGCTGAGCTCATCAACAATGCCGAGTATGGCCTGCTCAACAACGCCGCGCCGTCCCAGCGCATCGGCACGCGCAGCGGGCCGCCGACCCCCGACGACCTCGACGAGCTGATCACCAAGGTGTGGAAGGAGCCGGCGTTCTTTCTCGCCCACCCACGGGCGATCGCGGCGTTCGGGCGCGAATGCACCCGACGCGGCGTGCCGCCGCCCACCGTCACGCTGTTCGGCTCGCCGTTCCTCACCTGGCGCGGGTTGCCGCTGGTGCCGTGCGACAAGCTCTATGTCGACGGCGACAAGACCAGCATCCTGCTGCTGCGCACCGGCGAGAAGAAGCAGGGCGTGGTCGGGCTGTTCCAGCCGGGGGTGCCCGGCGAAGTGGCGCCGAGCCTGTCGGTCCGCTTCATGGGCATCAACCGCAAGGCGATCGCCTCCTATCTGATCTCGCTCTATTGCTCGGTCGCGGTGCTGACCCACGACGCGCTGGCCGTGCTCGAAAACGTCACCGTCGATCGCTACCATGACTATAAGTAA
- a CDS encoding CRISPR-associated endonuclease Cas4/Cas1, with amino-acid sequence MSSSDTRSDPPAGSAPGQDALGQNLSDQGAAAPARPAARQGELALFAPPAAADEMLAPARMINEWVYCPRLAVLEWGRGEWAGNADTAAGRRAHKATETGAAPALPEPDALPDDRALKTRRLLLASERLGLTAELDVIEADDGRVVPVDIKTGKRPHVAEGAYLPERVQVCVQALLLREAGYTCEEAALWFADSRERVRVELTDELIATALGAASDLRLTVAAGRLPPPLDHSQKCVRCSLLPICLPDEVNWFRKGAIARTPPPAATPALPLYVQTPGARVTKKDFTLVVQVEGEADRAVALDEVSELVLAGPVSLTTPAVHELLRRDVPVAWMSSGFWYLGSTGGQGPRSATVRTAQYALAADEPRRLAFARELVAAKIRNSRTILRRNWRGEDGERGPLLDRLALLADRTARAETAAALLGLEGEAAALYFRALPKLFTDAVAALPAFAFERRNRRPPADPVNACLSLIYAVLTRTFSSAISVAGLDPWKGVYHAERPGRPALALDLIEPFRPVLADSAVLMALNNGELAPDDFVSAAGGCNLKPKARRALIAAYERRLDQETTHPAFGYQVSMRRLIQIQARLFARFVCGEIPRYPHYVPR; translated from the coding sequence ATGTCTTCGTCTGATACACGGTCCGATCCGCCGGCCGGGTCTGCGCCCGGCCAAGACGCTCTTGGTCAGAACCTGAGCGACCAAGGCGCCGCCGCTCCGGCCCGCCCCGCCGCGCGCCAGGGCGAATTGGCGCTGTTCGCGCCGCCCGCGGCGGCCGACGAGATGCTCGCCCCGGCGCGGATGATCAACGAGTGGGTCTATTGCCCGCGCCTCGCCGTGCTGGAATGGGGCCGCGGCGAATGGGCCGGCAACGCCGACACCGCCGCCGGCCGCAGAGCCCACAAGGCCACCGAGACCGGCGCCGCGCCGGCGCTGCCCGAGCCGGACGCGCTGCCCGACGACCGCGCCCTCAAGACCCGCCGCCTCTTGCTCGCCTCCGAGCGGCTCGGCCTCACCGCCGAACTCGATGTCATCGAGGCCGACGACGGCCGCGTCGTGCCGGTCGACATCAAGACCGGCAAGCGGCCCCATGTCGCCGAGGGCGCGTATCTGCCCGAGCGGGTGCAGGTGTGCGTGCAGGCGCTGCTGCTGCGTGAGGCCGGCTACACCTGCGAGGAGGCCGCGCTGTGGTTCGCCGACAGCCGCGAGCGGGTGCGCGTCGAACTGACCGACGAGTTGATCGCCACCGCGCTCGGTGCCGCCTCCGACCTGCGGCTGACCGTGGCGGCGGGCCGGCTGCCGCCACCGCTCGACCACTCGCAAAAATGCGTGCGCTGCTCGCTGCTGCCGATCTGCCTGCCCGACGAGGTCAACTGGTTCCGCAAGGGGGCGATCGCGCGCACCCCGCCGCCGGCCGCGACGCCGGCTTTGCCGCTCTACGTCCAGACGCCGGGCGCGCGGGTGACCAAGAAGGACTTCACCCTCGTCGTGCAGGTCGAGGGCGAGGCGGACCGCGCCGTTGCGCTCGACGAGGTGTCGGAACTCGTGCTGGCCGGTCCCGTCTCGCTCACCACGCCGGCCGTCCACGAGCTGCTGCGCCGCGACGTGCCGGTGGCGTGGATGTCGTCGGGCTTCTGGTATCTCGGCTCGACCGGCGGCCAGGGGCCAAGGAGCGCAACGGTGCGCACCGCGCAGTACGCGCTCGCCGCCGACGAGCCGCGCCGCCTCGCCTTCGCGCGCGAGCTGGTGGCCGCCAAGATTCGCAATTCGCGCACCATTTTGCGACGCAACTGGCGCGGCGAGGATGGCGAGCGCGGCCCGCTGCTCGACCGCCTCGCGCTGCTCGCCGACCGCACCGCGCGCGCGGAGACCGCAGCCGCGCTGCTCGGCCTGGAGGGCGAGGCGGCGGCGCTCTATTTTCGCGCTTTGCCGAAGCTGTTCACCGATGCCGTCGCCGCGCTGCCGGCCTTTGCCTTCGAGCGCCGCAACCGCCGCCCGCCCGCCGATCCGGTCAACGCCTGCCTGTCGCTGATCTACGCGGTGCTGACGCGCACGTTCTCGTCGGCAATCTCGGTCGCCGGGCTCGATCCCTGGAAGGGCGTCTATCACGCCGAGCGGCCGGGACGGCCGGCGCTGGCGCTCGACCTGATCGAGCCGTTCCGGCCGGTGCTGGCAGATTCCGCCGTGCTGATGGCGCTCAACAATGGCGAGCTGGCGCCGGACGACTTCGTCTCCGCCGCCGGCGGCTGCAACTTGAAGCCCAAGGCGCGGCGCGCGCTGATCGCGGCCTATGAGCGCCGGCTCGACCAGGAGACCACGCACCCGGCGTTCGGCTATCAGGTGTCAATGCGCCGGCTGATCCAGATCCAGGCCCGGCTGTTTGCGCGCTTCGTGTGCGGCGAGATTCCGCGCTATCCGCATTACGTGCCCAGGTAG
- the cas2 gene encoding CRISPR-associated endonuclease Cas2, translated as MARRSNAEHAYVVAYDISDPKRWRRVFKTMKGYGRWLQLSVFHCRLDGGRRAEMASALEDLIDRDADHVIILDLGPAEDVEFAVESLGKSFQPIERRAVVI; from the coding sequence ATGGCCCGCCGCTCAAATGCCGAGCACGCTTACGTGGTCGCCTACGACATCTCCGACCCCAAGCGCTGGCGGCGGGTGTTCAAGACCATGAAGGGCTATGGCCGCTGGCTGCAGCTCTCGGTGTTCCACTGCCGGCTCGACGGTGGCCGCCGGGCCGAGATGGCCTCCGCGCTGGAGGACCTGATCGACCGCGACGCCGACCACGTCATCATCCTCGATCTCGGCCCGGCCGAGGATGTTGAGTTCGCGGTCGAGAGCCTGGGCAAGAGCTTCCAGCCGATCGAGCGGCGCGCGGTGGTGATCTGA
- a CDS encoding family 2A encapsulin nanocompartment cargo protein cysteine desulfurase, with translation MTISNPAGAGALDPNFIAELANAVFAALPGSSVPPAGPGAALPSASMPRGVPVLPAALASPGLPPAPAAATAPGAAAVGAPTGLPAFGAALPSVPLLSRTPADVPAPTVATPPALANAVDYAALPHSLGGAMSVISFAAPVTSLAGMPEPAPDAAFYFLGERASAAVPSAPVPSARAPDAPVPKVDAPAVGVPRADLAYAPTVQQLPTGHVPDLGLRPFDPRAVRRDFPILQQTIHGRPLVWLDNGATTQKPNAVIDRLSQFYRTENSNVHRGAHTLAARSTDAYEDARAKLQRFIGAGDPHEIVFVRGTTEGINLVAQSWGRANIAAGDEIVITWLEHHANIVPWQQLCAVTGAKLRVAPVDDTGQIILSEFERLLGPRTKLVAITAVANALGTITPVTEMTAAAHRFGACVLVDGAQSVSHMPTDVQAIGCDFFVLSGHKMFGPTGIGVLYGRRAILEAMPPWQGGGNMIADVTFERTLYHGAPERFEAGTGNIADAVGLGAAVDYLERIGMPTIQHYEHGLLDYATLGLATVPGLKLIGTAREKASVLSFVLAGHSAEEVGKALDREGIAVRAGHHCAQPILRRFGLESTVRASLAFYNTCEDVDALVAALRRIQLGPGGQPA, from the coding sequence ATGACTATAAGTAACCCGGCGGGCGCCGGCGCCCTCGACCCCAACTTCATCGCCGAGCTTGCCAACGCGGTGTTCGCCGCGTTGCCCGGCTCAAGCGTTCCGCCCGCCGGCCCCGGCGCGGCATTGCCGTCGGCGTCGATGCCACGCGGCGTGCCGGTGCTGCCGGCGGCGTTGGCCAGCCCCGGCCTTCCCCCCGCCCCCGCTGCGGCCACGGCGCCGGGCGCGGCCGCCGTCGGAGCACCGACCGGCCTGCCCGCATTCGGCGCGGCGCTGCCATCGGTGCCGCTGCTGTCGCGGACGCCGGCCGACGTGCCGGCGCCGACGGTCGCAACGCCGCCGGCGCTTGCCAATGCGGTCGACTACGCCGCGTTGCCGCACTCGCTCGGCGGCGCGATGTCGGTGATCTCGTTCGCGGCACCGGTGACGAGCCTGGCGGGGATGCCCGAGCCGGCACCCGACGCCGCGTTCTATTTCCTCGGCGAGCGTGCGTCGGCCGCGGTCCCATCCGCGCCCGTGCCGAGTGCGCGTGCGCCAGATGCGCCCGTGCCGAAGGTCGATGCGCCCGCCGTCGGCGTTCCGCGCGCGGACCTCGCCTACGCCCCAACGGTGCAGCAGCTGCCGACCGGCCACGTGCCGGATCTCGGGCTTCGGCCGTTTGACCCGCGCGCGGTGCGGCGGGATTTCCCGATCCTGCAGCAGACCATTCACGGCCGGCCGCTGGTGTGGCTCGACAACGGCGCCACCACCCAGAAGCCCAACGCGGTGATCGACCGGCTGTCGCAGTTCTATAGGACCGAGAACTCGAACGTCCACCGCGGCGCCCACACCCTCGCCGCGCGATCGACCGACGCCTATGAGGACGCCCGCGCCAAGCTGCAGCGCTTCATCGGCGCCGGCGACCCGCACGAGATCGTGTTCGTGCGCGGCACCACCGAAGGCATCAACCTCGTCGCGCAATCGTGGGGCCGCGCCAATATCGCGGCCGGCGACGAGATCGTGATCACCTGGCTGGAGCACCACGCCAACATTGTGCCGTGGCAGCAGCTGTGCGCCGTCACCGGCGCCAAGCTGCGCGTCGCGCCGGTCGACGACACCGGCCAAATCATTCTTTCGGAGTTCGAGCGGCTGCTCGGCCCGCGCACCAAGCTGGTCGCCATCACAGCAGTGGCCAACGCGCTCGGCACCATCACGCCGGTCACCGAGATGACCGCGGCCGCGCATCGCTTCGGCGCCTGCGTTCTGGTCGACGGCGCGCAATCGGTGTCGCACATGCCGACCGACGTGCAGGCGATCGGCTGCGACTTCTTCGTGCTGTCGGGCCACAAGATGTTCGGCCCCACCGGCATCGGCGTGCTGTACGGCCGCCGCGCGATCCTGGAGGCGATGCCGCCGTGGCAGGGCGGCGGCAACATGATCGCCGACGTCACGTTCGAGCGCACGCTCTATCACGGCGCGCCGGAGCGGTTCGAGGCCGGCACCGGCAACATCGCCGACGCGGTCGGACTCGGCGCCGCGGTCGACTATCTCGAACGCATCGGCATGCCGACCATCCAGCATTACGAGCACGGCCTGCTCGACTACGCCACGCTGGGCCTTGCCACCGTGCCCGGCCTCAAGCTGATCGGCACCGCGCGGGAGAAGGCCAGCGTGCTGTCGTTCGTGCTGGCGGGGCACAGCGCCGAGGAGGTCGGCAAGGCGCTCGACCGCGAGGGCATCGCCGTGCGCGCCGGCCACCACTGCGCCCAGCCGATCCTGCGCCGCTTCGGCCTGGAAAGCACGGTGCGGGCCTCACTCGCCTTCTACAACACCTGCGAGGACGTCGACGCGCTGGTGGCGGCGCTGAGGCGCATCCAGCTCGGCCCCGGCGGCCAGCCGGCGTGA